One Dromiciops gliroides isolate mDroGli1 chromosome 3, mDroGli1.pri, whole genome shotgun sequence DNA segment encodes these proteins:
- the LOC122747652 gene encoding 40S ribosomal protein S23-like, with translation MKERQQHKTQPSPFPLAKKGGIWKAHLDTALKAKPFGRASHAKEIVLEKVGVEAKQPNSAIKKCVTVQLIKNSKNISTFVPNDGCLNFIEENDEVLVAGFGRKGHAVGGIPGVCFKVVKVANLSLVRG, from the exons ATGAAGGAAAGGCAGCAGCACAAGACCCAGCCATCTCCATTCCCTCTCGCTAAAAAAGGTGGCATCTG GAAAGCTCATTTGGACACCGCCTTGAAGGCCAAACCATTTGGAAGAGCATCTCATGCAAAAGAGATTGTCTTGGAGAAAGTTGGTGTTGAAGCCAAGCAGCCCAATTCTGCCATCAAGAAGTGTGTGACAGTCCAGCTGATTAAGAACAGCAAAAATATCAGCACCTTTGTTCCCAATGATGGCTGCTTGAACTTTATTGAGGAAAATGATGAAGTTTTGGTTGCTGGATTTGGTCGAAAAGGTCATGCTGTTGGTGGTATTCCTGGAGTCTGTTTCAAAGTTGTGAAAGTTGCAAATCTTTctcttgtaaggggctaa